In Tsuneonella dongtanensis, a single window of DNA contains:
- a CDS encoding NnrU family protein, which produces MGGSTVDPALQTLIAASVAFVGTHFALSHPLRALLVRMFGEGGFLGFYSLVAFATFGWMIVAFRAAPPADLGGSGEIGWIAATLLTIPALVLFLGSFWKNPAMPNPAAKGPIDRQPTGVFAVTRHPMMWGFALWALSHLVLWWSLRTLIVAGAVLALALVGAHLQDRKKEALLGKAWSDWEARTSYWPRWGALFGAGAVLWLIAIALWLGVTWAHIHAAGVPAGVWRWVG; this is translated from the coding sequence ATGGGAGGTTCGACCGTGGATCCCGCTCTCCAGACCCTGATCGCCGCGAGCGTCGCCTTTGTCGGCACGCACTTCGCGTTGTCGCACCCGCTACGCGCCCTGCTCGTCCGCATGTTCGGCGAAGGCGGGTTCCTCGGGTTCTATTCGCTGGTCGCCTTCGCCACGTTCGGCTGGATGATCGTCGCGTTCCGCGCGGCGCCTCCGGCAGACCTCGGCGGTTCGGGCGAGATCGGGTGGATCGCCGCGACGCTGCTCACGATCCCTGCGCTGGTGCTCTTCCTCGGATCGTTCTGGAAGAACCCGGCGATGCCCAATCCGGCGGCGAAGGGACCGATCGACCGCCAGCCCACCGGGGTCTTCGCGGTCACGCGCCATCCGATGATGTGGGGCTTCGCGCTCTGGGCGCTGAGCCACCTCGTCCTGTGGTGGAGCCTGCGCACCCTGATCGTGGCGGGCGCGGTGCTCGCCCTCGCGCTCGTTGGCGCGCACCTGCAGGACCGCAAGAAGGAAGCGCTCCTCGGCAAGGCGTGGTCGGACTGGGAGGCGCGGACGAGCTACTGGCCGCGCTGGGGCGCGCTCTTCGGCGCGGGCGCGGTGCTGTGGCTCATCGCGATCGCGCTGTGGCTCGGCGTGACCTGGGCGCACATTCACGCCGCCGGCGTCCCGGCGGGCGTCTGGCGATGGGTGGGCTGA
- a CDS encoding Fur family transcriptional regulator codes for MAAQHHHHEHSGHDLVHAAESALTQAGEQWTELRADVFGALAGHASPASAYDIADEVSAKRGKRIAPNSIYRILDLFVTNNLAMRVESSNAYLANSHPGCLHDCIFLVCDECGEATHIDNDAVSKTVRSLAEAADFKPERPVIEIRGLCAECR; via the coding sequence ATGGCCGCCCAGCACCATCATCACGAACACTCGGGGCACGACCTCGTCCACGCCGCCGAATCCGCGCTGACGCAGGCGGGCGAGCAGTGGACCGAGTTGCGCGCGGACGTGTTCGGCGCGCTTGCGGGCCACGCCAGCCCGGCCAGCGCCTACGACATCGCCGACGAGGTTTCCGCCAAGCGCGGCAAGCGTATCGCGCCCAACTCGATCTACCGGATTCTCGACCTGTTCGTGACCAACAATCTCGCGATGCGGGTCGAATCGTCGAACGCCTATCTCGCCAACAGCCATCCCGGGTGCCTGCACGACTGCATCTTCCTCGTCTGCGACGAGTGCGGCGAGGCGACGCATATCGACAACGACGCCGTCTCGAAGACCGTCCGCAGCCTTGCCGAAGCGGCCGACTTCAAGCCCGAGCGGCCGGTGATCGAGATCCGCGGATTGTGCGCTGAGTGTCGCTAG
- a CDS encoding GNAT family N-acetyltransferase yields the protein MASPAIRTATMDDLPAISAVMERAIAELQKPFLDAEQIAASRRSMGLDTQLVADGTYFCVEVDGALAGCGGWSRRATLYGGNHSTETRDDRLLDPATEPARIRAMYTDPAFTRRGIGRLILDSCEEAARAAGFRRLEMMATAAGEPLYSACGYHVVQRVDRMASDGVAVPGAVMAKDL from the coding sequence ATGGCGAGCCCGGCGATTCGCACCGCGACGATGGACGACCTGCCGGCGATTTCGGCGGTGATGGAGCGCGCGATCGCCGAGCTCCAGAAGCCTTTCCTCGATGCCGAACAGATCGCGGCGAGCCGCCGCAGCATGGGCCTTGATACCCAGCTCGTCGCCGACGGCACATACTTCTGCGTCGAGGTCGACGGCGCGCTCGCGGGGTGCGGGGGCTGGAGCAGGCGGGCAACGCTCTACGGCGGCAACCACAGCACCGAGACGCGCGACGATCGGCTGCTCGATCCGGCGACCGAGCCCGCGCGCATCCGGGCGATGTACACCGATCCCGCCTTCACCCGTCGCGGGATCGGCCGGCTGATCCTCGATTCGTGCGAGGAAGCGGCGCGCGCCGCGGGATTCCGGCGCCTGGAGATGATGGCGACTGCCGCGGGCGAACCGCTATATTCCGCCTGCGGCTACCACGTCGTCCAGCGGGTCGATCGCATGGCGTCGGACGGAGTAGCGGTGCCCGGCGCGGTGATGGCCAAGGATCTCTAA
- a CDS encoding VacJ family lipoprotein — protein MQDAPAAVPAVEAVCDARVLVLPGEAPLGAPCASTVGASGTNAIEGETEPLADEGIVVSGRVPIEADPLVQLNAQTYEAIAAVDEAVIEPIAKAYGEGLPKPARKGLSNFFANLREPVVFLNDVLQLRPKRAMRTLGRFAINSTIGIGGLIDVAKKKPFKLPRRNNGFANTLGYYGVGSGPFLVLPLVGATTLRDVLGGAADNFVVPMAVGKPFTTLEYRVSSYTITSLDSRLENDAEYQRVRASKDPYATARDTYLARRAAEIAALKAPGDGIVKKVAN, from the coding sequence ATGCAGGATGCACCGGCAGCCGTACCGGCCGTCGAGGCTGTGTGCGACGCGCGTGTGCTCGTCCTCCCGGGCGAGGCGCCGCTCGGTGCGCCCTGCGCGAGCACGGTTGGCGCTTCAGGGACAAACGCGATCGAGGGCGAAACGGAGCCGCTCGCCGATGAAGGGATCGTGGTCAGCGGACGGGTGCCGATCGAGGCGGATCCTCTCGTCCAGCTCAACGCCCAGACCTACGAAGCCATCGCCGCGGTCGACGAGGCGGTCATCGAACCGATCGCCAAGGCCTATGGCGAGGGACTGCCCAAGCCGGCCCGCAAGGGCCTCAGCAATTTCTTCGCCAATCTGCGCGAGCCGGTGGTCTTCCTCAACGACGTGCTGCAATTGCGGCCGAAGCGTGCGATGCGGACCCTCGGCCGTTTCGCGATCAATTCCACCATTGGCATCGGCGGCCTGATCGACGTCGCGAAGAAGAAACCGTTCAAGCTGCCGCGGCGCAACAACGGGTTCGCCAACACCCTGGGTTACTACGGGGTCGGCTCCGGCCCGTTTCTCGTCCTGCCGCTGGTCGGTGCGACGACCTTGCGCGACGTGCTCGGCGGCGCAGCGGACAACTTCGTAGTACCAATGGCGGTGGGCAAGCCGTTCACCACGCTCGAATACCGGGTGAGCTCGTACACCATCACTTCGCTCGACAGCCGGCTCGAAAACGACGCCGAATACCAGCGGGTCCGCGCGTCGAAGGACCCCTACGCGACGGCGCGCGACACCTACCTTGCGCGCCGCGCGGCGGAGATCGCGGCGCTCAAGGCGCCGGGCGACGGGATCGTTAAAAAGGTCGCCAACTAG
- the dxs gene encoding 1-deoxy-D-xylulose-5-phosphate synthase — protein MSSNPGQGPHTPLLDTVDTPTDLRKLKPDQLRQLADELRAEMISAVGMTGGHLGSGLGVVELTVAIHYVFDTPTDKLVWDVGHQAYPHKIITGRRDRIRTLRQGGGLSGFTKRSESEYDPFGAAHSSTSISAALGFAVANKLQGRPGKGIAVIGDGAMSAGMAYEAMNNAEQAGNRLVVILNDNDMSIAPPVGGLSAYLARMVSSSEYLGLRSLASKVARKLSRRVHHGLEKAEEYARGMVTGGTMFEELGFYYVGPIDGHNLDHLIPVLENVRDSEQGPILVHVVTKKGKGYAPAENSADKYHGVQKFDVITGEQKRSAGGPPAYQNVFGDTLAKLAETDPTICAITAAMPSGTGVDRFAKAHPDKAFDVGIAEQHAVTFAAGLAAEGMRPFCAIYSTFLQRAFDQVVHDVAIQNLAVRFAIDRAGLVGADGCTHAGSFDVTYLATLPNMVVMAAADEAELVHMTYTAAMHDSGPIAFRYPRGGGVGVELPATPLLLEIGKGRVVREGTKVAILSLGTRLAEALKAADALEAKGLSTTVADLRFAKPLDTDLIDRLMRTHEVVVTVEEAAIGGLGAHVLTHASDQGLTDNGLKIRTMRLPDVFQDHDDPAKQYDEAGLNAPHIVDTVLKALRHNSAGVEEARA, from the coding sequence ATGAGTTCCAATCCGGGCCAGGGTCCGCATACCCCCCTTCTCGACACGGTCGACACTCCAACCGATCTCCGCAAGCTGAAGCCGGACCAGCTCCGCCAGCTTGCCGACGAACTGCGCGCCGAGATGATCAGCGCCGTCGGCATGACCGGCGGGCACCTCGGTTCGGGGCTCGGCGTGGTCGAGCTGACCGTGGCGATCCACTACGTCTTCGACACGCCGACCGACAAGCTGGTGTGGGACGTCGGCCACCAGGCCTATCCGCACAAGATCATCACCGGCAGGCGGGATCGCATCCGCACGCTGCGGCAGGGCGGCGGGCTCTCAGGCTTCACCAAGCGCAGCGAGAGCGAATACGACCCATTCGGCGCAGCGCATTCGAGCACCTCGATCTCCGCCGCGCTCGGCTTCGCGGTGGCGAACAAGCTTCAGGGCCGCCCCGGCAAGGGCATCGCGGTGATCGGCGACGGCGCGATGAGCGCTGGCATGGCCTACGAAGCGATGAACAACGCCGAACAGGCGGGCAACCGGCTGGTCGTGATCCTCAACGACAACGACATGTCGATCGCGCCGCCGGTGGGTGGTCTCAGCGCCTATCTCGCACGGATGGTATCCTCGAGCGAATACCTCGGACTGCGCAGCCTTGCCTCCAAGGTCGCCCGCAAGTTGTCGCGCCGGGTCCACCACGGGCTCGAAAAGGCGGAGGAATACGCGCGCGGGATGGTCACCGGCGGGACCATGTTCGAGGAGCTCGGCTTCTACTACGTAGGTCCGATCGACGGGCACAATCTCGACCACCTGATCCCGGTTCTCGAGAACGTGCGCGACAGCGAGCAGGGGCCGATCCTGGTCCATGTCGTGACCAAGAAGGGCAAGGGCTATGCCCCGGCCGAGAACTCCGCCGACAAGTACCACGGCGTGCAGAAGTTCGATGTCATCACCGGTGAGCAAAAGAGGAGCGCCGGGGGTCCGCCGGCCTACCAGAACGTGTTCGGCGACACGCTCGCCAAGCTGGCCGAAACCGATCCGACAATCTGCGCGATCACCGCCGCGATGCCGAGCGGAACCGGCGTCGATCGCTTCGCCAAGGCGCACCCCGACAAGGCGTTCGACGTCGGCATCGCCGAACAGCACGCAGTGACCTTCGCCGCGGGCCTCGCCGCCGAAGGCATGCGCCCGTTCTGCGCGATCTATTCGACTTTCCTCCAGCGCGCGTTCGACCAGGTGGTCCACGACGTCGCGATCCAGAACTTGGCCGTACGCTTCGCGATCGACCGTGCGGGCCTGGTCGGCGCGGACGGCTGCACCCACGCGGGATCGTTCGATGTGACCTACCTCGCCACCCTGCCCAACATGGTGGTGATGGCCGCGGCCGACGAGGCTGAACTGGTCCACATGACCTACACCGCCGCGATGCACGACAGCGGGCCGATCGCCTTCCGCTACCCGCGCGGCGGGGGCGTCGGGGTCGAACTGCCCGCAACGCCGCTACTGCTCGAGATCGGCAAGGGCCGCGTCGTGCGCGAAGGCACCAAGGTTGCTATCCTCTCGCTCGGTACCCGTCTCGCCGAAGCGCTCAAGGCTGCCGACGCGCTCGAAGCGAAGGGGCTTTCCACCACCGTCGCGGACCTGCGGTTCGCCAAGCCGCTCGACACCGACCTGATCGACCGCCTGATGCGCACCCACGAGGTCGTCGTCACGGTAGAGGAAGCCGCCATCGGCGGCCTCGGCGCGCATGTCCTCACGCATGCGAGCGACCAGGGCCTTACCGACAACGGCCTCAAGATCCGCACGATGCGCCTGCCCGACGTGTTCCAGGACCACGACGACCCCGCCAAGCAGTACGACGAAGCCGGCCTCAACGCCCCGCACATCGTGGATACCGTGCTCAAGGCGCTACGCCACAACTCGGCGGGCGTGGAAGAGGCGCGGGCCTAG